Proteins from one Acropora muricata isolate sample 2 chromosome 9, ASM3666990v1, whole genome shotgun sequence genomic window:
- the LOC136928106 gene encoding uncharacterized protein, protein MASSRERIIQACNGLQIPAISLDWADQAWSSDFCEPVELPEILENRTVDCKYFVGDLQTLLVSLKHWSTRCNQSVNEGLWKVLSDNGLSHKVLISVLYSFIDSGDKLKSSHPGPKLESCIMAANIILIQVPVEKKRKRRNKATAGGCKAKTRRGKSNDHEDMEAENVAQLLAVMMLMIMITTMMMTMVICMVT, encoded by the exons ATGGCTTCCTCGAGGGAACGTATAATTCAAGCCTGTAATGGCCTCCAAATACCTGCAATTTCTTTGGACTGGGCAGATCAAGCTTGGAGTTCTGATTTTTGCGAGCCAGTAGAACTTCCAGAGATCTTAGAAAACAGAACTGTGGATTGCAAATATTTTGTTGGTGATCTGCAAACTCTTCTTGTGTCCCTCAAGCACTGGTCAACAAGATGTAATCAGAGCGTGAACGAAG gaCTGTGGAAAGTTCTATCGGACAACGGTTTGTCACACAAAGTGTTGATATCAGTTTTGTATTCATTCATTGACTCCGGTGATAAGCTTAAG TCATCACATCCAGGACCCAAACTCGAAAGCTGCATTATGGCTGCAAATATAATTTTGATTCAAGTGCCAG tggaaaagaagagaaagagaagaaataaaGCAACAGCAGGTGGTTGTAAAGCAAAGACAAGACGAGGGAAGTCCA ATGATCATGAAGACATGGAAGCTGAAAATGTTGCTCAGTTGCTGGCagtgatgatgttgatgattaTGATTAcaacaatgatgatgacaatggttATTTGTATGGTCACATGA